One genomic segment of Sphaerodactylus townsendi isolate TG3544 linkage group LG07, MPM_Stown_v2.3, whole genome shotgun sequence includes these proteins:
- the SREK1 gene encoding splicing regulatory glutamine/lysine-rich protein 1 isoform X2, whose amino-acid sequence MSGGGLLPIPTQSHLSQLSVSLSPLGAIPAAALDHNITAIGDIPQPPIMGNVDPSKIDEIRRTVYVGNLNSQTTTADQLLEFFKQVGEVKFVRMAGDETQPTRFAFVEFADQNSVPRALAFNGVVFGDRPLKINHSNNAIVKPPEMTAQAAAKELEEVMKRVREAQSFISAAIEPESGKSSERKDGRSRSHSRSESRSSSKSRRKRSCSNRRTRSRDRSRSSQKERRRSRTPTRKRSKSKERRRSRSRSRSREKKKEKEKMREKEKIREKDRDKEKEKDRERDKDKERSRDKDRSRDRERDKEKTKDRDKDRAKEKDKDREKEKDRVREKEREKDKEKVLAAEKDKLEDLEKEGGKDKEREMEKDKDKEKDGSEQVKEKEEEKGKAQEKDKVEGKISEKEKDKEGEKEKEKTREKERERERDDRRKKEKRSKTPPRSYSSSRRSRSSSRDRRKRKSRSPSKSPRPSKATKRKSSRSPSPRRNKKDKKRERDSSNDRRERERSISKKKSSKDKDVKEKSEKTTTLKDKDLSKENQNSETVKAEEENTEVAEEVNLQQNGNCQPNEENLSVKTEDV is encoded by the exons ATGTCTGGTGGAGGATTGCTTCCTATTCCAACACAAAGTCATTTGAGTCAG CTCAGTGTTTCCCTTAGCCCCCTGGGAGCTATACCTGCAGCAGCACTGGACCATAACATTACAGCCATTGGAGACATACCCCAGCCACCCATTATGGGCAATGTGGATCCTTCCAAGATTGATGAAATTAGGAGAACTGTGTACGTTGGAAACTTGAACTCGCAG ACTACTACAGCTGATCAACTGCTTGAGTTTTTTAAGCAAGTTGGAGAAGTCAAGTTTGTACGGATGGCCGGAGACGAGACTCAGCCAACACGCTTTGCATTTGTGGAATTTGCTGACCAAAATTCTGTACCTCGAGCCCTTGCCTTTAATGGTGTTGTGTTTGGAGACAGGCCACTGAA AATTAACCACTCCAATAATGCAATAGTGAAGCCTCCTGAAATGACAGCACAAGCTGCTGCTAAGGAGCTGGAAGAAGTGATGAAGAGAGTGCGGGAAGCTCAGTCTTTTATATCTGCAGCCATTGAACCAG AGTCTGGAAAGAGCAGTGAAAGAAAAGATGGTCGATCGCGCTCCCATTCACGTTCAGAATCCAGGTCTAGTTCAAAATCTCGAAGGAAAAGATCGTGCTCAAATCGcag GACTAGATCCCGTGACAGATCACGCTCAAGTCAGAAGGAGAGGCGCCGCTCCAGAACCCCGACCAGAAAGCGTTCAAAATCTAAAGAACGACGAAGATCCAGAAGCCGTTCCCGTTCTCG agagaagaagaaagagaaggagaaaatgagagaaaaggaaaagatcaGAGAGAAAGACCGAGataaggaaaaagagaaggatcGGGAGAGGGACAAAGacaaagaaagaagcagagacaAGGATAGGAGCAGAGATCGAGAGCGAGACAAGGAAAAAACCAAAGATAGAGACAAGGACCGTGCAAAAGAGAAAGACAAGGatagagagaaggaaaaggacagGGTTAGAGAGAAGGAACGGGAAAAAGACAAGGAGAAAGTTTTAGCTGCAGAAAAAGACAAGCTAGAGGACCTCGAAAAAGAAGGTGGAAAAGATAAAGAGAGGGAGATGGAAAAAGACAAAGACAAGGAGAAAGATGGCAGTGAACaagtaaaagaaaaagaggaggaaaaaggaaaggctCAGGAGAAAGACAAAGTTGAGGGGAAAATCAGTGAAAAAGAGAAGGataaggagggagagaaggagaaagagaagacaagagaaaaggagagggaaagagagagagatgacagaagaaagaaggagaagagatcAAAGACCCCTCCCAGAAGCTATAGTTCATCAAGAAGGTCACGCAGTTCCAGCAG GGACAGACGAAAGAGGAAAAGCCGAAGTCCCTCAAAGTCTCCAAGACCATCCAAAGCCACGAAAAGGAAATCTTCACGGTCACCATCTCCAAGGAG aaaCAAGAAAGACAAAAAGCGAGAACGAGACTCAAGTAACGACAGAAGAGAGAGGGAGCGCTCTATATccaagaagaagagcagcaaagACAAAGATGTTAAAGAAAAGTCTGAGAAAACCACAACGTTGAAG GATAAAGATCTGAGTAAAGAGAATCAGAATTCTGAAACTGTCAAAGCCGAGGAGGAGAATACAGAAGTAGCGGAAGAAGTCAATCTACAGCAGAACGGGAACTGTCAACCAAATGAAGAAAACCTCTCGGTTAAAACAGAGGACGTATAA